The following DNA comes from Corallococcus exiguus.
GCAGGCGGCCTCCATGGGTGCCGTGCTGCTGCTCGCCGGCGCGAAGGGCAAGCGCTACTCGCTGCCCTCCAGCCGCATCATGATCCACCAGCCGCTGGGCGGCGCGCGCGGCCAGGCGACGGACATCGAAATCCAGGCCCGTGAAATCCTTCGCATGAAGGCCAAGCTCAACGAGCTCATCGTCAAGCACACCGGCCAGACGATCGAGCGCGTGGAGAAGGACACGGACCGCGACTACTTCATGGGCGCCACGGAGGCGAAGGCGTACGGCATCCTCGACGCCATCCAGGACCCCCGGAAGGTCGTGGGCGTGAAGCCGGAAGAGAAGAAGTAGACACACCGACATCCGAACGGACCGGGGTGTCAAACACCCGG
Coding sequences within:
- the clpP gene encoding ATP-dependent Clp endopeptidase proteolytic subunit ClpP, with translation MPFMPVPYVIEQTHRGERSYDIYSRLLKDRIVMLGTEIDDDVANAIVAQLLFLESEDPDKDINLYINSPGGSVTAGLAIYDTMQYVKAPVSTICVGQAASMGAVLLLAGAKGKRYSLPSSRIMIHQPLGGARGQATDIEIQAREILRMKAKLNELIVKHTGQTIERVEKDTDRDYFMGATEAKAYGILDAIQDPRKVVGVKPEEKK